From one Nonomuraea polychroma genomic stretch:
- the nusG gene encoding transcription termination/antitermination protein NusG: MSESSIPADESREEWGDELEEATEEAAEAALEEAEVAESDEAAEVEAVAAEDASDLPDVDPVEEFKQSLRGLPGEWYVIHSYAGYENRVKSNIESRNVSLNMEDYIYQVEVPTHTVQEFKSGKKVPVKERVLPGYVLVRMELTDESWAAVRNTPGVTGFVGLSNKPSPLSLDEVAKLLAPEPSEETKKAAAKTTAGPTVEFEIGESVTVMDGPFATLPASVSEISPESQKLKVLVSIFGRETPVELSFNQVSKI, encoded by the coding sequence GTGTCCGAGTCTTCTATTCCGGCCGACGAGTCCCGCGAGGAGTGGGGCGACGAGCTGGAAGAGGCCACTGAGGAAGCCGCCGAGGCGGCTCTCGAAGAGGCCGAGGTCGCGGAGAGCGACGAGGCGGCCGAGGTCGAGGCTGTCGCCGCCGAGGACGCTTCGGATCTTCCCGACGTCGACCCCGTCGAGGAGTTCAAGCAGTCGCTGCGCGGCCTGCCCGGCGAGTGGTATGTCATCCACTCCTATGCCGGCTACGAGAACCGCGTGAAGTCCAACATCGAGAGCCGCAACGTGTCGCTCAACATGGAGGACTACATCTACCAGGTCGAGGTGCCCACGCACACCGTCCAGGAGTTCAAGAGCGGCAAGAAGGTGCCGGTCAAGGAGCGTGTGCTGCCCGGCTACGTGCTGGTGCGCATGGAGCTGACCGACGAGTCCTGGGCCGCGGTGCGTAACACGCCCGGCGTGACCGGCTTCGTGGGCCTGTCCAACAAGCCGAGCCCGCTCAGCCTTGACGAGGTCGCCAAGCTGCTCGCGCCCGAGCCGAGCGAGGAGACCAAGAAGGCCGCGGCCAAGACGACCGCGGGCCCGACGGTCGAGTTCGAGATCGGCGAGTCGGTCACGGTCATGGACGGCCCGTTCGCCACGCTGCCGGCCTCGGTGAGCGAGATCAGCCCCGAGTCGCAGAAGCTCAAGGTGCTCGTCTCGATCTTCGGCCGCGAGACCCCGGTCGAGCTGTCGTTCAACCAGGTCTCGAAGATCTAA
- the rplK gene encoding 50S ribosomal protein L11 — protein sequence MPPKKKIAALVKVQLPAGQATPAPPVGTALGPHGVNIMDFVKQYNAATEAQRGNIIPVEITIFEDRSFTFITKTPPAPELIKKALGLDKGSAVPHRDKVGKLSREQLRSIAETKMPDLNANDIEAAEKIIAGTARSMGITVAE from the coding sequence ATGCCTCCGAAGAAGAAAATCGCCGCTCTGGTGAAGGTCCAGCTTCCCGCTGGCCAGGCCACCCCGGCGCCGCCGGTGGGTACCGCCCTCGGTCCCCACGGCGTCAACATCATGGACTTCGTCAAGCAGTACAACGCTGCGACGGAGGCCCAGCGGGGCAACATCATCCCCGTTGAGATCACCATTTTCGAGGACCGCAGCTTCACCTTCATCACGAAGACGCCGCCGGCCCCCGAGCTGATCAAGAAGGCCCTCGGCCTCGACAAGGGCAGCGCGGTCCCGCACCGCGACAAGGTCGGCAAGCTGAGCCGCGAGCAGCTGCGCAGCATCGCCGAGACGAAGATGCCCGACCTCAACGCCAACGACATCGAGGCCGCCGAGAAGATCATCGCCGGCACCGCCCGGTCGATGGGCATCACGGTCGCCGAGTAA
- the rplA gene encoding 50S ribosomal protein L1 — protein MKRSKAHKDAAAKVDRDKLYTPVEAAKLAKETSTTKFDSTVEVALRLGVDPRKADQIVRGTVNLPHGTGKTARVLVFATGDRAEAAREAGADIVGADELIDEISKGNRLNEFDAVVATPDMMGKVGRLGRVLGPRGLMPNPKTGTVTPDVAKAVTEIKGGKIEFRTDRQANLHFIIGKTSFGERELLENYAAALDEVLRLKPSAAKGRYLKKVTFSTTMGPGVPVDPNVTRGITAELES, from the coding sequence ATGAAGCGCAGCAAGGCGCACAAAGACGCGGCCGCCAAGGTCGACCGCGACAAGCTCTACACGCCCGTCGAGGCCGCGAAGCTCGCCAAGGAGACGTCGACCACCAAGTTCGACTCCACCGTCGAGGTCGCGCTGCGGCTGGGCGTCGACCCTCGCAAGGCCGACCAGATCGTGCGTGGCACGGTCAACCTCCCGCACGGCACCGGTAAGACCGCCCGGGTCCTGGTCTTCGCGACCGGTGACCGTGCCGAGGCGGCCCGCGAGGCGGGCGCCGACATCGTCGGCGCCGACGAGCTGATCGACGAGATCTCCAAGGGCAACAGGCTCAACGAGTTCGACGCCGTCGTGGCCACGCCGGACATGATGGGCAAGGTCGGCCGCCTGGGCCGCGTGCTCGGTCCGCGTGGTCTCATGCCCAACCCGAAGACCGGCACCGTGACGCCCGACGTCGCCAAGGCCGTGACGGAGATCAAGGGCGGCAAGATCGAGTTCCGTACCGACCGGCAGGCCAACCTGCACTTCATCATCGGCAAGACGTCGTTCGGCGAGCGCGAGCTCCTGGAGAACTACGCTGCCGCCCTGGACGAGGTGCTGCGTCTCAAGCCGTCGGCGGCCAAGGGCCGTTACCTGAAGAAGGTCACGTTCTCCACGACGATGGGCCCGGGCGTCCCGGTCGACCCCAACGTCACCCGTGGCATCACCGCGGAGCTGGAGAGCTGA
- a CDS encoding LppX_LprAFG lipoprotein, giving the protein MLKRTISLAAAGAALVVASVAGCGTAAQPIQVNLAASEVLAQAAQKTAEVSSYTVDAVANATHPQQGDGRVQGRMLYQKQPLAVDLTLDTVDMGGKSLPGGVRAVLQGDAVYVKVEALKDLVGSTKPWIKVSLAEMGDSAQVNQYLAQIQQFDLANVTKLVTASQDVTSVGNESVNGEDTTHYSGSFPVDAAVQLLPAEEQQQARTNLAELKDVKFDIWVAADGLPRKLALNGQKEGATLDATLFFKDFNKPVTIETPPADQVGELPKGTTN; this is encoded by the coding sequence ATGCTGAAGCGCACGATAAGTCTCGCCGCGGCCGGAGCCGCGCTCGTGGTGGCCTCGGTTGCCGGCTGTGGCACGGCTGCCCAGCCCATCCAGGTCAATTTGGCGGCCTCCGAAGTGCTGGCGCAGGCCGCGCAGAAGACGGCAGAGGTCTCGAGCTACACCGTCGACGCGGTGGCGAACGCGACGCATCCCCAGCAAGGCGACGGCAGGGTGCAGGGGCGGATGCTCTACCAGAAGCAGCCCCTGGCTGTGGACCTGACGCTGGACACCGTCGACATGGGCGGAAAGAGCCTGCCGGGCGGCGTGCGAGCCGTGCTGCAGGGCGACGCCGTCTACGTCAAGGTCGAGGCGCTCAAGGACCTGGTCGGTTCCACCAAGCCGTGGATCAAGGTCTCGCTCGCAGAGATGGGCGACTCCGCCCAGGTCAACCAGTACCTGGCCCAGATCCAGCAGTTCGACCTGGCCAACGTGACGAAGCTGGTCACGGCCTCGCAGGACGTGACGTCGGTCGGCAACGAGAGCGTCAACGGTGAGGACACCACCCACTACAGCGGCAGCTTCCCTGTCGACGCGGCCGTGCAGTTGCTGCCCGCGGAGGAGCAGCAGCAGGCCCGTACGAACCTCGCCGAGCTGAAGGACGTCAAGTTCGACATCTGGGTGGCCGCCGACGGGCTGCCGCGCAAGCTCGCGCTGAACGGGCAGAAGGAAGGCGCCACGCTCGACGCCACGCTGTTCTTCAAGGACTTCAACAAGCCCGTGACCATCGAGACTCCGCCCGCCGACCAGGTCGGAGAGCTGCCCAAGGGCACGACCAACTGA
- the rplJ gene encoding 50S ribosomal protein L10 — protein sequence MARPDKATAVAELKNEFAGSAAAVLTEYRGLTVAQLKELRTSLGENAKFAVAKNTLTKIAANEAGVTGLDDLLVGPTAVAFVKGDVVEAAKGLRDFAKANPLLVIKGGVLEGKALNATEITKLADLESREVLLAKLAGALKAKQSAAAAMFAALPTQMAQLADALRAKREEAGE from the coding sequence ATGGCGAGGCCGGATAAGGCGACAGCGGTTGCCGAGCTCAAGAACGAGTTCGCGGGCAGCGCTGCCGCCGTTCTGACCGAGTACCGCGGTCTCACCGTCGCTCAGCTCAAGGAGCTGCGCACCTCTCTCGGTGAGAATGCGAAGTTCGCCGTGGCGAAGAACACCCTGACCAAGATCGCCGCCAACGAGGCAGGCGTGACGGGTCTCGATGACCTGCTGGTTGGTCCGACCGCCGTCGCCTTTGTCAAGGGCGACGTCGTGGAGGCTGCCAAGGGTCTGCGTGACTTCGCCAAGGCCAATCCCCTTCTGGTGATCAAGGGCGGCGTGCTCGAGGGCAAGGCCCTCAACGCCACTGAGATCACCAAGCTCGCCGACCTCGAGTCCCGCGAGGTCCTCCTCGCGAAGCTTGCCGGTGCGCTCAAGGCGAAGCAGAGCGCCGCTGCCGCGATGTTCGCCGCGCTGCCCACGCAAATGGCTCAACTGGCCGACGCCCTCCGCGCGAAGCGCGAAGAGGCGGGCGAGTAA
- the rplL gene encoding 50S ribosomal protein L7/L12: MAKLSTEELLDTFKEMTLLELSEFVKQFEEVFDVKAAAPVAVAAAAGAAPAEAAVEEEQDEFDVVLEAAGDKKIQVIKEIRALTSLGLKEAKDLVDGAPKNVFDGKVNKEQAEKAKAALEGAGATVTVK; encoded by the coding sequence ATGGCGAAGCTCAGCACCGAAGAGCTGCTCGACACGTTCAAGGAGATGACCCTCCTCGAGCTGTCCGAGTTCGTGAAGCAGTTCGAAGAGGTCTTCGACGTCAAGGCCGCCGCCCCGGTCGCGGTTGCCGCCGCCGCCGGCGCTGCCCCCGCCGAGGCCGCTGTCGAGGAGGAGCAGGACGAGTTCGACGTCGTTCTCGAGGCTGCCGGCGACAAGAAGATCCAGGTCATCAAGGAGATCCGCGCCCTGACGTCCCTGGGCCTCAAGGAGGCCAAGGACCTGGTGGACGGCGCTCCGAAGAACGTCTTCGACGGCAAGGTCAACAAGGAGCAGGCGGAGAAGGCCAAGGCTGCCCTCGAGGGCGCCGGCGCCACCGTGACCGTGAAGTAA
- a CDS encoding ArnT family glycosyltransferase — translation MVTEAKSRWALAALLMGTGVLYIWGLGASGWANSYYSAAVQAGSQSWTAFFFGASDAANAITVDKTPASLWPMALSVRLFGLNSWAILVPQALMGVGTVAMVYASARRLVNPWAALLAAAVMAVTPVAVLMFRFNNPDALLVLLLTVAGCCVVRAQERGATKWLVLAGAAIGFAFLAKMLQAFLVLPGFALVYLLTAPVAFWRRIWQLLLAGAAMVAAAGWWLLAVALVPASERPYIGGSQTNSVLELALGYNGIGRLNGADYGGLGNLNQEAGWLRMFDTEAGGQISWLLPAALVLLVAVTWLTRRAPRVDPVRAAFWVWGSWLIVTGLVFSLMQGIFHAYYTVALAPAIAVLVGMGVAVLWERGARWLLAVVTAGTAVWSYVLLSRSADWNAWLGIAVVVAGLGAALAMVLTRRVLAVVAVALVACLAGPAAYAVDTAATPHTGAIPTAGPSTGGGPGGGFQRPPNGFQRPNGGGQAFSRPFAGGQGRMGRGGMGGLLNAGTPAAELTTLLKDGASGRTWAAATVGSNNAAGYQLASGQPVMAVGGFNGTDPAPTLEQFQQYVAEKKIHYFLGAGMGGFGGRSTGGSDDAAKIAAWVQENFTATTVGGTTVFDLTQA, via the coding sequence GTGGTTACCGAAGCTAAGTCTCGTTGGGCGCTGGCCGCCCTCCTCATGGGCACTGGCGTGCTGTACATCTGGGGCCTGGGCGCCTCAGGATGGGCCAATTCGTATTACTCGGCAGCCGTGCAGGCCGGCAGCCAGAGCTGGACGGCGTTCTTCTTCGGGGCCTCCGACGCCGCGAACGCGATCACCGTCGACAAGACGCCCGCCTCGTTGTGGCCCATGGCGCTCAGCGTGCGGCTGTTCGGGCTGAACTCCTGGGCCATCCTCGTGCCACAGGCGCTGATGGGCGTCGGAACCGTGGCCATGGTGTACGCCTCCGCGCGCCGGCTGGTCAACCCGTGGGCGGCGCTGCTGGCCGCGGCCGTCATGGCGGTCACGCCGGTGGCCGTGCTGATGTTCCGGTTCAACAACCCCGACGCGCTGCTGGTGCTGCTGCTGACCGTCGCGGGCTGTTGCGTGGTGCGCGCCCAGGAGCGGGGCGCGACCAAGTGGCTGGTGCTCGCGGGCGCGGCGATCGGGTTCGCCTTCCTGGCGAAGATGTTGCAGGCGTTCCTTGTGTTGCCCGGGTTCGCGCTGGTCTACCTGCTGACCGCGCCCGTGGCGTTCTGGCGGCGGATCTGGCAGCTGCTGCTGGCCGGCGCCGCGATGGTGGCCGCCGCCGGATGGTGGTTGCTGGCGGTGGCGCTGGTGCCCGCCTCGGAGCGGCCGTACATCGGTGGCTCGCAGACCAACAGCGTGCTGGAGCTGGCGCTCGGCTACAACGGCATCGGCCGGCTCAACGGGGCCGACTACGGCGGGCTGGGGAACCTCAACCAGGAGGCCGGCTGGTTGCGCATGTTCGACACCGAGGCGGGCGGGCAGATCTCGTGGCTGCTGCCCGCGGCCCTGGTGCTGCTGGTCGCGGTCACGTGGCTGACTCGGCGGGCGCCGCGGGTCGATCCGGTACGCGCCGCGTTCTGGGTGTGGGGGAGCTGGCTCATCGTGACGGGGCTGGTCTTCAGCCTCATGCAGGGGATCTTCCACGCGTACTACACCGTGGCGCTGGCTCCGGCCATCGCCGTGCTGGTGGGCATGGGGGTCGCCGTGCTCTGGGAACGGGGCGCGCGCTGGCTGCTCGCCGTGGTCACGGCCGGGACGGCCGTGTGGTCGTACGTGCTGCTGTCCCGCAGCGCCGACTGGAACGCGTGGCTGGGGATCGCCGTGGTGGTGGCGGGCCTGGGGGCCGCGCTGGCGATGGTGCTGACCCGCCGCGTCCTGGCCGTGGTGGCGGTCGCCCTGGTGGCGTGCCTGGCGGGGCCGGCCGCGTACGCCGTGGACACCGCCGCGACGCCGCACACCGGAGCCATCCCGACGGCCGGGCCGTCCACCGGGGGCGGGCCCGGTGGTGGCTTCCAGAGGCCCCCCAACGGGTTCCAGCGGCCGAACGGCGGAGGCCAGGCGTTCAGCCGGCCGTTCGCCGGCGGGCAGGGCAGGATGGGCCGTGGCGGCATGGGCGGGCTGCTCAACGCCGGCACCCCGGCCGCCGAGCTGACCACGCTGCTGAAGGACGGCGCCTCCGGCCGCACCTGGGCGGCGGCGACCGTCGGCTCCAACAACGCGGCCGGCTACCAGCTCGCCAGCGGTCAACCGGTCATGGCGGTGGGCGGGTTCAACGGCACCGATCCCGCGCCGACGCTGGAACAGTTCCAGCAGTACGTGGCCGAGAAGAAGATCCACTACTTCCTGGGCGCCGGAATGGGCGGTTTCGGCGGACGCAGCACGGGCGGCAGCGACGACGCGGCCAAGATCGCCGCCTGGGTCCAGGAGAATTTCACCGCCACCACTGTCGGCGGCACCACCGTCTTCGACCTCACCCAGGCCTGA
- a CDS encoding nuclear transport factor 2 family protein, which translates to MSIDEIVTGYHDAMLHKSADALADLYAEDGLHEFPFGGLPPYEGREEIRAGYRASWGATPAQVQEVRRLALHRTEDPEVVVVEQDTYVTAGDRSITVPGLLVLRIRNGEIVHTRDYMDTSAIARVRA; encoded by the coding sequence ATGTCCATCGACGAGATCGTCACCGGCTACCACGACGCGATGCTCCACAAGTCGGCCGACGCTCTGGCCGACCTCTACGCCGAGGACGGCCTGCACGAGTTCCCGTTCGGCGGGCTGCCGCCGTACGAAGGGAGGGAGGAGATCCGCGCGGGCTACCGCGCGTCCTGGGGTGCGACGCCGGCCCAGGTCCAGGAGGTACGCAGACTCGCGCTGCACCGCACGGAGGATCCCGAGGTCGTCGTGGTGGAGCAGGACACCTACGTCACGGCCGGGGACCGGTCGATCACGGTCCCCGGCCTCCTGGTCCTCCGGATCAGGAACGGTGAGATCGTCCACACGCGGGACTACATGGACACGTCCGCCATCGCCAGAGTCCGCGCCTGA
- a CDS encoding TetR/AcrR family transcriptional regulator produces MSERLLPRAERRRRTEGRILDAARTLFADMGFERTTIRAVARAAAVDPALVMQYFGSKQELFRQAVRVAPVPDAGLDADELVDQLIGALSMKIGELPQSSLAMMRSMLTHPEAAASARELLGKQIDRLADSIPGEDARLRAALMTMVMLGVTVGHQLLELDELRDVPQEEIARVLRPSLRALTGPTVS; encoded by the coding sequence GTGAGCGAGAGACTGCTTCCCCGGGCCGAACGACGGCGCAGGACCGAGGGCAGGATCCTCGACGCGGCCAGGACGCTCTTCGCGGACATGGGGTTCGAGCGCACCACGATCAGGGCCGTCGCGCGGGCGGCCGCGGTCGATCCCGCCCTGGTCATGCAGTACTTCGGGAGCAAGCAGGAGCTCTTCCGTCAAGCCGTGCGCGTGGCGCCGGTCCCCGACGCCGGGCTGGACGCCGACGAGCTCGTCGACCAGCTGATCGGCGCGCTCTCCATGAAGATCGGCGAGCTGCCGCAGAGCTCGCTGGCCATGATGCGCTCCATGCTGACCCACCCCGAGGCCGCCGCGTCGGCACGGGAGTTGCTGGGCAAGCAGATCGACCGGCTGGCCGACTCGATCCCGGGCGAGGACGCCCGCCTGCGCGCGGCGCTGATGACCATGGTCATGCTCGGCGTGACGGTCGGCCACCAGCTGCTCGAGCTGGACGAACTGCGTGACGTACCCCAGGAGGAGATCGCGCGCGTGCTGCGCCCGAGCCTGCGGGCGCTTACTGGACCGACAGTCTCATAA
- a CDS encoding ABC transporter ATP-binding protein: protein MGVEVVVDGLTKSFGRQVIWEDVSLTLPAGEISVLLGPSGTGKSVFLKTLVGLQRPDRGHIWIDGYDLANCTESKLYELRRLFGVLFQDGALFGSLNLYDNIAFPLREHTKKSESQIRQIVMEKMELVGLLGAERKLPGEISGGMRKRAGLARALVLDPEIILFDEPDSGLDPVRTAYLNQLIVDLNAEVEATFLIVTHDINTARTVPDSIGLLFRRELVMFGPREMLLSSDEPVVRQFLNARRHGPIGMSEEKDISELEAEAQMGHDPGALPPIPPQLMPTGNRIRRAQQPPGTWLAANGVIPPQGSFVDERGRNWLEEYPRLVNAYLHGVK, encoded by the coding sequence GTGGGCGTCGAAGTCGTCGTGGACGGGCTCACCAAGTCGTTCGGCCGCCAGGTCATCTGGGAGGACGTCTCCCTCACCCTGCCCGCGGGCGAGATCTCCGTGCTGCTCGGCCCGTCGGGCACCGGCAAGTCGGTCTTTCTCAAGACGCTGGTCGGGCTGCAGCGGCCGGACCGGGGCCACATCTGGATCGACGGCTACGACCTGGCCAACTGCACCGAGAGCAAGCTCTACGAGCTGCGCAGGCTCTTCGGCGTGCTGTTCCAGGACGGCGCGTTGTTCGGCTCGCTCAACCTCTACGACAACATCGCCTTCCCGCTGCGCGAGCACACCAAGAAGAGCGAGTCCCAGATCCGCCAGATCGTGATGGAGAAGATGGAGCTGGTGGGCCTGCTCGGCGCGGAGCGCAAGCTGCCGGGGGAGATCTCGGGCGGCATGCGCAAGCGGGCGGGACTGGCCAGGGCGCTGGTGCTCGATCCGGAGATCATCCTGTTCGACGAGCCGGACTCCGGGCTCGACCCGGTGCGCACGGCGTATCTCAACCAGCTCATCGTCGATCTCAACGCCGAGGTCGAGGCGACGTTCCTGATCGTGACGCACGACATCAACACCGCCCGTACGGTGCCCGACAGCATCGGGCTGCTCTTCCGGCGGGAGCTGGTGATGTTCGGCCCGCGCGAGATGTTGTTGTCGAGCGACGAGCCGGTGGTCCGGCAGTTCCTCAACGCCAGAAGGCATGGCCCGATCGGCATGTCGGAGGAGAAGGACATCTCCGAGCTGGAGGCCGAGGCCCAGATGGGACACGATCCCGGCGCGCTGCCGCCGATCCCGCCGCAGCTCATGCCGACCGGCAACCGGATCCGCCGTGCCCAGCAGCCGCCCGGCACCTGGCTGGCCGCCAACGGCGTGATTCCGCCGCAGGGCTCGTTCGTGGACGAGCGCGGCCGCAACTGGCTGGAGGAATACCCGCGCCTGGTCAACGCCTACCTGCACGGCGTCAAGTAG